From Roseateles sp. SL47:
GCGTCAACGGAATCTTCGACACACAGATCGCGCGCAATGCCGTTGACTATATGAAGGTCGCGCTGCCGACGGTGATGGGCGTCGAGGCCTTGGGGATTGTCAAGGCGGTTGGAAAAGGCGTACTCCAGTTTCAACCGGGCGATGCTGCAGTGACCGTCCGCTTTCGCGGGGGGTATCGCGAGGGCAACGTCGGGTCGGCCAACGACTTCATTCGGGTGCCATCAGTACGCCCGGAATGGCTGGCGCTGGCGTCCACCGGAGTATCGGCATGGTTGATGCTGATGCACACGGGTCAGGCGTGCGAAGGAGAAACCGTCGCCATCTCGGCTGCAGCGGGGGGGCTCGGTCACCTGCTGGTTCAACTCGCCAAGCTGCAGGGCTGTCGGGTGGTGGCCATCTGCGGCGGTGCGACGAAGGCCGCATTTGTACGTTCGTTGGGCGCGGACCATGTCATCGACTACAAGACCGAGCCGGTCGCCGCAGCACTCGCCCGGGATTTCCCCGGGGCCCTGAATCTGGCCATCGATACCGTGGGCGGTGCGACTTTCGACGCCATGGTCGACCAACTGGCGCCCCATGGTCGGCTGGTGGTCGGTGGTGCGGCCCAAGACCTCGATGGACGCCCCGAAGTGATCACCGCGCCGCGCATCGTTCACAAGCTCTATTACAAGGGCGCGTCGGTACGGGGGTTCATGAACGGACTGCTGACCGAGCATTGGGCCACCGCACGTGCAGCGCTGTTTCCGCTGTATCAGTCCGGACGACTGCGGGTGGTCTTCGACGCCCGAGACCTGCGCGGCATCGAGCAGGTGCCGGACGCCATCGACCATCTGCTGTCCGGGAGCTCCATGGGCAAGGTACTCGTAACGCTGTCCTCGGAGGGCAAGACATGAGTGCCGTATACGTCCCCTGCCGCTGGATCGCTCTGACCGTCTGGCTGGCCGTGAGCGGCAGTCTTTGGGCCGCTCAGCCAGCGCAGGAGACCTCGGCAACAAGGTCAGCTCCACCGAACGGCGCCTCCACAGCGGCCCTCAATCCTCACTACGCAGGAGCCCGGTTTCGTCAGGTCGAAGGTGCCGACGGGGTGCCCCTGAACGTGGTGGAGAAGGGGGACCCGTCCCTGCCTCCGGTACTCTTCATCCACGGCTTTCGGCAAAGCTACCTGAGCTGGGCGCTGCAGTTCGGCAGTGACCTCGACCATCGCTGTCATCTGGTCGCTTTCGACCTGCGGGGTCATGGCAACTCCGGCCACCCATGGCAGAAGTCGGCTTACGACCATGCTCGTCCCTGGGCGGAAGACGTCGCCAGCGTCATTCAAGCCTTGAATCTGCGTCGGCCGCTCATCGCGGCATGGTCCTTCGGCGGCACAGTGGCCATGGACTTCGCGACCCTGCATCCAGAGATTCCTGTCGCTGGATATCTGCTGATCGGCACGGCCGCTGGCACCGCCGCATCCCCGCCACCGCCCGCCCCTCCCACACCCGGACCGACACAACTGCCTGACCTTCAGCGCAATGTCCAGGCGGTGGAGGCCTCCATGGACCTGCTATTCCCCACCACCGCCGCCACACCTCTGGACCCGACCCTGCGCGCTCAGTTCAAGGCTGCGGCCATGCGGGTCGGGCCATGGGTGGACCAGGGCGTCGCAGGTCGGGCACGCACCGGAAAGATCGACGTTCAAGCCCCCATCACCTTCGCTACGGGCGGCCGCGATCCCATCATCAGTCCGGCCACCCTGGCGCGACTGAAAGACTTCTTTCCAGAGGCTCGCTTCGTTGACTTCCCCAGCGCCGGACACGCGGTGTTCCTCGACGAAGCGGCCTCCTTCAATGCCCTGCTTGATCAATTGCAGTGCCACCAGAGCGGCTCATGACGCAGGTCCACGAGACCGGCCTCTCACGACCTGAGCCGCTCCCCCATCCGCAGTTCCCGTATCCGCAGTCCGTTTCTGAAGTCCCGCTCTGAGCGCCGCATTCGGGCCCCAGCCAGCCGCGCCAGTCTCCCCCCCCAATCAAAGTCTCGGAGTTCTTCAAAGTGAATCGCCTTCTGCCCCCGGTCCTACCTCTTCGCTTCCGCCGCCACCCGTTGGTCCACCTCGTCCTTGCGGGTTGGGGGTTGAGCGCGGTCACCCTGCTGCCGCTGGGCGCCCTGGCACAGTCCACGGCACCGGCATCCCCGGAACCTTCATCCGAGGCGAAGGCCGCAGCCAAAGCCGATGCGCCCGCCGACGCCGCCTCCGACGCCAAACCCGACGCTGCATCGGCGGCATCAGGGCTTGGCACGGTCTACGTCACCGCCCGCAAGCGCGCCGAATTGCAAATCGATGTGCCGATATCAGTACAGACCATGTCCGATAAGGACCTGCGAGCCTCTGGAACCACTTCGGTCTCGGACCTGAGCAGCCAGGCCGGCTTCACATTCACCTCGGCCCAGAGCACTGGCGCCTATGGCCGCTCTGCAGGCATGGTCACCTTCCGGGGCCTGCAGGGGGAACTAGGGCGCCCCAACGACGCCTCCGGTGGCGTGTTCCTAGACGGTGTGGCCATCACCAACGGCATCTCCACCCTCGGCATGAGCGACATCGCCCGTGTGGAAGTGCTCAAGGGGCCACAGAACGCTTTCT
This genomic window contains:
- a CDS encoding zinc-binding dehydrogenase codes for the protein MQLQRFATDVRHGAALVEMPWREPGPGEIAVRNLWCGVNGIFDTQIARNAVDYMKVALPTVMGVEALGIVKAVGKGVLQFQPGDAAVTVRFRGGYREGNVGSANDFIRVPSVRPEWLALASTGVSAWLMLMHTGQACEGETVAISAAAGGLGHLLVQLAKLQGCRVVAICGGATKAAFVRSLGADHVIDYKTEPVAAALARDFPGALNLAIDTVGGATFDAMVDQLAPHGRLVVGGAAQDLDGRPEVITAPRIVHKLYYKGASVRGFMNGLLTEHWATARAALFPLYQSGRLRVVFDARDLRGIEQVPDAIDHLLSGSSMGKVLVTLSSEGKT
- a CDS encoding alpha/beta fold hydrolase, whose amino-acid sequence is MSAVYVPCRWIALTVWLAVSGSLWAAQPAQETSATRSAPPNGASTAALNPHYAGARFRQVEGADGVPLNVVEKGDPSLPPVLFIHGFRQSYLSWALQFGSDLDHRCHLVAFDLRGHGNSGHPWQKSAYDHARPWAEDVASVIQALNLRRPLIAAWSFGGTVAMDFATLHPEIPVAGYLLIGTAAGTAASPPPPAPPTPGPTQLPDLQRNVQAVEASMDLLFPTTAATPLDPTLRAQFKAAAMRVGPWVDQGVAGRARTGKIDVQAPITFATGGRDPIISPATLARLKDFFPEARFVDFPSAGHAVFLDEAASFNALLDQLQCHQSGS